In one window of Haloprofundus halophilus DNA:
- a CDS encoding sugar phosphate nucleotidyltransferase — protein sequence MSIQSAVVLAAGEGRRLRPLTRNRPKPMLPAATRPIIEHVFDALLSAGVTDLHVVVGYKRERVQNHIGPSYEGVSVTYHVQEKQLGSGHSLLQAADAVGDEFLVVNGDQVVEPQLVQAVVETHDSYSESEREAVAATLCVVESERASRYGSVRLDGDRVVELVEQPKEGRYRLVNAGVYAFTSTIFEAIRETPAVDGTTALPDTIARLVDSDASVRGVLSEGYWTDATYPWDLLAATRRLLADGTHLFRSSADTETRTDAGVRCHGDGVWVAPGARVHESATLQAPVVVAADCEIGPGAVVGPNVAVGQNATVESNAVVVDSIVDEDTRVGPNSTVVDCVTGQAVWFGPSCAVTGGPGDVRVDTRIHEGKRLGAVVGDRVHAEGDVSFAPGTLVGSNATLRTGTTVSGVLDPGSEVVR from the coding sequence ATGTCTATTCAGTCGGCCGTCGTACTCGCGGCGGGCGAGGGGCGACGTCTCCGCCCGTTGACGAGAAACCGCCCCAAGCCGATGCTTCCGGCGGCGACTCGGCCCATCATCGAACACGTCTTCGACGCACTGCTGTCGGCGGGTGTCACCGACCTGCACGTCGTCGTCGGCTACAAGCGCGAGCGGGTGCAGAACCACATCGGCCCCTCCTACGAGGGCGTCTCGGTCACCTACCACGTCCAGGAGAAGCAACTGGGGAGCGGTCACTCGCTGTTGCAGGCGGCCGACGCCGTCGGCGACGAGTTCCTGGTCGTCAACGGCGACCAGGTCGTCGAACCGCAGTTGGTGCAGGCGGTCGTCGAGACGCACGACTCCTACTCCGAGAGCGAACGCGAAGCCGTCGCGGCGACGCTCTGCGTCGTCGAGAGCGAGCGAGCGTCGAGATACGGGTCGGTGCGTCTCGACGGCGACCGGGTCGTCGAACTCGTCGAGCAGCCGAAAGAGGGGCGTTACCGCCTCGTCAACGCGGGCGTCTACGCGTTCACGTCGACGATATTCGAGGCGATCCGTGAGACGCCGGCCGTCGACGGGACGACGGCGCTTCCGGACACCATCGCCCGACTGGTCGACAGCGACGCGTCGGTCCGCGGCGTCCTCTCGGAGGGGTACTGGACCGACGCGACGTACCCGTGGGACCTGCTGGCGGCGACGCGCCGGCTGCTGGCCGACGGCACGCACCTGTTCCGCTCGTCCGCCGACACCGAGACGAGAACGGACGCCGGGGTCCGGTGTCACGGCGACGGCGTCTGGGTCGCCCCCGGCGCGCGCGTTCACGAGAGCGCGACGCTGCAAGCGCCCGTCGTCGTCGCCGCCGACTGCGAGATCGGTCCGGGAGCGGTCGTCGGTCCGAACGTCGCCGTCGGGCAGAACGCCACCGTCGAGTCCAACGCCGTCGTCGTCGACTCCATCGTCGACGAGGACACCCGCGTCGGACCGAACTCGACGGTCGTCGACTGCGTCACCGGTCAGGCCGTCTGGTTCGGGCCGTCGTGCGCCGTCACCGGCGGTCCCGGCGACGTCCGGGTCGACACGCGGATTCACGAGGGGAAGCGACTCGGTGCGGTCGTCGGCGACCGCGTCCACGCCGAAGGCGACGTGAGTTTCGCGCCGGGAACGCTCGTCGGGTCGAACGCGACGCTTCGGACAGGGACGACCGTCTCGGGCGTCCTCGACCCGGGTTCGGAGGTGGTGCGCTGA
- the glmS gene encoding glutamine--fructose-6-phosphate transaminase (isomerizing), whose protein sequence is MCGIIACVGRGDETLDVLMEGLSKLEYRGYDSAGVALSNGDADVDVVKRAGELDALRGALSERSVGGRVGIGHTRWSTHGPPTDVNAHPHTDCSGSVAVVHNGIIENYDELREELETAGHEFRSDTDTEVVPHLVEEKLAAGASPEAAFRAAVDRLSGSFALVCIVAGEEAVFAARRDSPLVLGVGDDSYYLGSDVPAFLAHTDRVVYLDDGEFATLRPSGWTVRNGADRRVDKSVQTVDWNVEDTGKSGYEHYMLKEINEQPRALRQCLSGRVDERRGEVTLPELDGLETPESVHLVACGTSYHAALYGVQLFHSLGIPAQAFLASEYATGVPPLGDSLVVGITQSGETADTLSALREARARGAQTLAVTNVVGSTAARECDYALYIRAGPEIGVAATKTFSSQLVSLNLLVEYLAGDRRSSEERRAVLQTLRDLPGRVQQVLDESTAREVADEYLGGDGYFFIGRGLNYPVALEGALKFKEITYEHAEGFAAGELKHGTLALVTENTPVFAVVTGDDVPAKKTLGNVREVESRGAPVVAVTDDDQIERYADASLRVPSGSARVAPVLVNVQLQLVAYWVANALGRSIDKPRNLAKSVTVE, encoded by the coding sequence ATGTGCGGCATCATCGCCTGCGTCGGCCGGGGCGACGAGACGCTCGACGTGCTGATGGAGGGCCTCTCGAAACTGGAGTACCGGGGGTACGACTCGGCGGGCGTCGCGCTCTCGAACGGTGACGCCGACGTCGACGTCGTCAAGCGGGCGGGCGAACTCGACGCGCTCCGCGGGGCGCTCTCGGAGCGCTCGGTCGGCGGTCGAGTCGGTATCGGCCACACGCGCTGGAGCACGCACGGCCCGCCGACGGACGTGAACGCGCACCCGCACACCGACTGCAGCGGCAGCGTCGCCGTCGTCCACAACGGCATCATCGAGAACTACGACGAACTCCGCGAGGAGTTGGAGACGGCGGGCCACGAGTTCCGAAGCGACACCGACACCGAAGTGGTTCCGCACCTCGTCGAGGAGAAACTCGCCGCCGGCGCGTCGCCGGAGGCGGCGTTCCGCGCGGCGGTCGACCGCCTCTCGGGCAGTTTCGCGCTCGTCTGCATCGTCGCCGGCGAGGAGGCGGTGTTCGCCGCCAGACGGGACTCGCCGCTGGTGCTGGGCGTCGGTGACGACAGCTACTACCTCGGCAGCGACGTGCCCGCGTTCCTGGCGCACACCGACCGCGTGGTCTACCTCGACGACGGCGAGTTCGCGACGCTTCGGCCCTCGGGGTGGACGGTCCGAAATGGGGCGGACCGCCGCGTCGACAAATCCGTTCAGACGGTCGACTGGAACGTCGAGGACACCGGCAAGAGTGGCTACGAGCACTACATGCTCAAGGAGATCAACGAGCAGCCGCGGGCGCTTCGGCAGTGTCTCTCCGGGCGCGTCGACGAGCGCCGCGGCGAGGTGACGCTGCCGGAGCTCGACGGACTAGAGACGCCCGAGAGCGTCCACCTCGTCGCCTGCGGCACCTCCTACCACGCGGCGCTGTACGGGGTACAGTTGTTCCACTCGCTCGGCATCCCCGCGCAGGCGTTCCTGGCCAGCGAGTACGCGACGGGCGTCCCGCCGCTGGGCGACTCGCTCGTCGTCGGCATCACCCAGAGCGGCGAGACGGCCGACACGCTGTCGGCGCTCCGGGAGGCGCGCGCCCGCGGTGCGCAGACGCTCGCGGTGACGAACGTCGTCGGCAGCACCGCCGCCCGCGAGTGCGACTACGCGCTCTACATCCGCGCGGGCCCCGAAATCGGCGTCGCGGCGACGAAGACGTTCTCCTCGCAGTTGGTCTCTCTGAACTTGCTCGTCGAGTATCTCGCCGGCGACCGTCGCTCCAGCGAGGAGCGGCGAGCGGTGTTGCAGACGCTGCGCGACCTGCCGGGACGAGTGCAGCAGGTGCTCGACGAGTCGACGGCCCGGGAAGTCGCCGACGAGTATCTCGGCGGCGACGGCTACTTCTTCATCGGTCGGGGGTTGAACTACCCCGTCGCGCTGGAGGGGGCGTTGAAGTTCAAGGAGATCACGTACGAGCACGCCGAGGGGTTCGCCGCCGGCGAGTTGAAACACGGGACGCTCGCGCTCGTCACCGAGAACACGCCCGTCTTCGCCGTCGTCACCGGCGACGACGTGCCGGCGAAGAAGACGCTCGGCAACGTCCGCGAGGTCGAATCCCGCGGTGCGCCCGTCGTCGCCGTCACCGACGACGACCAGATAGAGC